One region of Metallosphaera sedula DSM 5348 genomic DNA includes:
- a CDS encoding type II/IV secretion system ATPase subunit: MSEYLQSYINGLEERPEIVDDPSRYKGSKVFNIIYKVSDLIFIHALSRRSDDGYYQYFVIEPPRPPASLLEDVEIQFAKLINYKEKVPDVLQEKEKKMRALLEKIKTKGFNREYIIYHFIRDKLYTGPIEPLIRDPFIEDISLPGLGSVYIVHKLFGPMKTNIRIENQEELDELIVTLSEKTLRPVSHNRPIIDAALPDGSRVNFVFGTDISRRGSNLTIRKFSKVPMSITQVVASGTMSAILAGYIWMLLDEGMNLFVCGETASGKTTSLNAITAFIPPNLKIITIEDTPELTVPHENWVAEVTRETGGEGTVKLFDLLKAALRQRPNYILVGEIRDREGNVAFQAMQTGHSVMATFHAANIRTLVQRLSGYPIEVPKSYINNLNLALFQSALYDKKGNSVRRVIEVDEIIDVDPVTSDVIFVPVFTYDPIYDQINFAGKGSSFLIENKIAVRRGIDRRNMNLLYDELNLRAQFIKTLVEKKIFNYFDVWNWILKSRQMGLEEAIRQIAVT, from the coding sequence ATGAGTGAGTACCTCCAGAGTTACATAAATGGACTCGAGGAGAGACCAGAAATAGTAGACGATCCATCTAGGTATAAGGGGTCTAAGGTTTTCAATATAATCTACAAGGTATCCGATTTAATTTTCATCCATGCCCTTAGCAGAAGGTCGGATGACGGATATTATCAATACTTCGTGATAGAGCCTCCAAGACCTCCAGCAAGTCTCCTTGAGGACGTGGAAATACAGTTTGCCAAATTAATTAACTACAAAGAGAAAGTACCTGACGTTTTGCAAGAGAAAGAGAAGAAGATGAGAGCTCTTCTGGAAAAGATAAAAACTAAGGGGTTTAACAGAGAATATATTATCTATCATTTTATCAGAGATAAATTGTATACTGGGCCTATAGAGCCTCTGATAAGAGATCCGTTCATTGAGGATATAAGCCTCCCAGGGTTAGGGAGCGTATACATTGTCCATAAGTTATTTGGACCCATGAAGACAAATATAAGGATAGAAAATCAAGAAGAGCTAGACGAACTGATTGTCACTTTGAGCGAGAAGACGTTAAGACCAGTTTCGCATAATAGGCCCATCATAGACGCAGCCCTTCCCGATGGCTCTAGGGTAAACTTCGTTTTTGGGACGGACATAAGTAGAAGGGGCTCCAATCTGACCATAAGAAAGTTCAGTAAGGTTCCAATGAGTATAACTCAAGTGGTAGCCAGCGGTACCATGTCAGCAATACTGGCAGGGTATATCTGGATGTTGCTAGATGAGGGGATGAACCTATTTGTGTGTGGGGAAACAGCGTCAGGGAAAACGACGTCACTTAATGCAATTACTGCCTTCATTCCTCCCAATCTGAAGATAATTACAATCGAGGACACCCCAGAACTTACAGTTCCTCATGAGAATTGGGTGGCTGAGGTAACTAGGGAAACTGGAGGCGAAGGGACAGTAAAGCTATTTGATCTGCTTAAGGCGGCCCTAAGACAGAGGCCCAACTATATTCTAGTGGGAGAAATAAGGGATAGGGAAGGTAACGTAGCGTTTCAGGCAATGCAGACAGGCCACTCAGTTATGGCCACATTTCACGCAGCTAACATCAGGACTCTAGTACAGAGACTGAGCGGTTATCCAATAGAGGTACCCAAATCGTATATCAATAATTTGAACCTAGCCCTGTTCCAGAGCGCTCTGTACGATAAGAAGGGAAATTCTGTGAGAAGGGTCATAGAGGTGGATGAGATCATAGATGTTGATCCAGTGACTAGCGATGTCATATTTGTCCCAGTCTTTACCTATGATCCCATCTACGACCAGATTAACTTTGCCGGTAAGGGATCCTCGTTTCTCATCGAGAACAAGATAGCGGTGAGGAGGGGAATAGATAGGAGGAACATGAACTTATTGTATGATGAGCTCAATCTTAGGGCACAATTTATCAAGACACTTGTGGAGAAGAAGATATTCAATTATTTTGATGTCTGGAATTGGATTCTTAAATCTAGACAAATGGGATTGGAGGAGGCGATCAGGCAAATTGCAGTTACGTAG
- a CDS encoding ATPase domain-containing protein, whose translation MEGYPMIIPTTNEELDRRLGGIPFPALIMIEGDHGTGKSVMGAQFVYGLLSAGKSGYIITTEQSTYGYLKKMREVKIDLIPFFLRGKLGMAPLNTSRFSWNSSLAKKLLYFILEFIRRVKDFVLIDSFTVISTFARGEDLMEFLKGLRVAVSNGKEIIITVHPNAFSEDMVTRVRSEADVYFRTSSASIGNRRVKVIEKIKTSESTFGSDSISFDVDPSLGIKVVPLTLSRA comes from the coding sequence GTGGAGGGGTACCCTATGATTATCCCCACCACAAACGAGGAATTAGATAGAAGGTTGGGAGGAATACCATTCCCTGCCCTTATCATGATCGAAGGAGATCATGGGACGGGAAAAAGCGTAATGGGCGCCCAATTTGTGTACGGTCTGCTTTCTGCAGGAAAGTCTGGTTATATTATCACAACGGAACAATCAACTTACGGTTACCTCAAGAAAATGAGGGAGGTTAAGATAGACCTTATCCCCTTTTTCTTAAGAGGGAAACTAGGGATGGCCCCACTTAACACCAGTAGATTTAGTTGGAATTCATCTCTCGCAAAGAAGCTTCTGTATTTCATCCTCGAGTTCATAAGGAGAGTGAAGGACTTCGTACTAATTGATAGCTTCACTGTTATCTCTACCTTTGCAAGGGGAGAGGATCTTATGGAATTCCTTAAAGGATTGCGTGTAGCAGTCTCAAACGGCAAGGAGATCATCATTACTGTTCATCCAAACGCGTTTAGTGAGGATATGGTGACTAGAGTGAGGAGCGAAGCGGATGTCTACTTTAGAACATCATCTGCGTCAATTGGAAATAGGAGAGTTAAGGTTATTGAGAAGATAAAAACTAGCGAAAGTACCTTCGGTTCTGATTCTATTTCATTTGATGTAGATCCAAGCTTAGGAATCAAAGTGGTTCCACTAACTTTGTCGAGGGCTTGA
- a CDS encoding archaellin/type IV pilin N-terminal domain-containing protein, translating into MGKIRGLVQKYNKLVRRRGLAGLDTAIILIAFIITASVLAFVAINMGLFVTQKAKTTINKGEETASTALTVSSSVLYAVNYPSNTKSYWIYFTVSPTSGVSSVELDPATTGLSFIATEEGITLSNIYKYTLLTDTHLTPVSASGYSLTLESNLTSGGNTYYYFSSPYLALLALNQSLSKVSGHSPIYINYTSFSSTNPEPSWLKNDNNFTFTLTIAGQKVLYYVFINQTFAFSYPVAGDPLVGSAIAPAGSTVGFMILFGPNLGQHVFEYQTINIQITPNIGSPLTLSEYIYQPEGTVTAIG; encoded by the coding sequence ATGGGAAAAATTAGAGGTCTGGTCCAAAAATATAATAAATTGGTAAGGCGAAGAGGGCTAGCTGGATTGGATACAGCAATAATATTAATAGCATTTATAATAACCGCCTCCGTGCTAGCCTTCGTAGCTATAAATATGGGCCTATTCGTTACGCAAAAAGCTAAAACTACTATAAATAAGGGTGAAGAGACGGCTTCTACGGCTCTAACAGTATCTAGTTCGGTGCTTTATGCAGTGAACTATCCAAGTAATACAAAGAGCTACTGGATTTATTTCACAGTAAGTCCGACCTCCGGAGTTTCTAGCGTAGAATTAGATCCTGCCACAACTGGACTTTCATTTATAGCCACAGAGGAGGGCATTACACTTTCTAATATTTACAAATATACACTACTTACTGATACCCATTTAACTCCTGTATCTGCAAGTGGCTATTCTCTGACTCTTGAAAGTAATTTAACTAGCGGAGGTAATACTTACTATTATTTCTCAAGCCCGTATTTAGCATTATTAGCTTTAAATCAATCTCTATCCAAAGTTAGCGGACATTCACCAATTTATATCAATTACACCTCGTTCTCCAGCACCAACCCAGAGCCTTCATGGCTTAAAAATGATAATAATTTTACTTTCACTTTAACTATAGCTGGGCAAAAAGTATTGTACTATGTGTTCATTAATCAAACATTCGCGTTCTCATATCCTGTTGCTGGAGATCCACTAGTTGGAAGTGCCATTGCCCCTGCCGGATCTACAGTAGGCTTCATGATATTATTCGGCCCTAATCTGGGACAGCATGTATTCGAATATCAGACCATCAATATTCAAATAACGCCAAATATCGGTTCGCCACTGACTTTATCCGAATACATATATCAACCTGAAGGCACTGTTACCGCGATTGGATAA
- a CDS encoding nucleotide-binding protein, with translation MMRKIIITGVKGGTGKSLISFLLLRELVNTKRVLFIDLDNTLTVTRLLGILHLDDIFNNDYNVSSWTYKNVSIIPLGVANQGKLQEFPKAYMDLVEDKDIIMIDSSNITNPVLSLEAKLSPQSELDLILVTTPQSISLKRTIDTLLSFKTIYPIAPSQKLVVLNMTKEEVQELQNDIPFVKIPFIKELFLKGISAESCEYPSILASIRDILYILDLTKILGDNNGNKRVY, from the coding sequence ATGATGAGAAAGATCATTATAACGGGGGTAAAGGGAGGTACTGGAAAGTCGCTTATATCTTTTCTCCTACTGAGAGAATTGGTAAATACAAAGAGAGTACTTTTCATTGATCTAGATAATACCCTGACAGTTACTAGATTATTGGGAATTCTTCATCTTGATGACATATTTAATAATGACTATAACGTTAGTTCTTGGACCTACAAAAATGTTAGCATAATACCACTAGGTGTTGCAAATCAAGGAAAATTGCAGGAATTTCCTAAAGCATATATGGATCTCGTAGAAGATAAAGATATTATCATGATAGATTCCTCCAACATCACTAATCCAGTCCTTAGCCTTGAAGCCAAATTGAGCCCCCAAAGCGAATTAGATCTTATCTTGGTTACTACGCCCCAATCTATTTCACTAAAGAGAACCATTGATACCTTACTATCCTTTAAGACGATTTACCCCATAGCACCTTCACAGAAGCTCGTGGTTTTAAACATGACTAAGGAGGAGGTTCAGGAGCTTCAGAACGATATTCCTTTTGTAAAAATACCCTTCATTAAGGAACTATTTCTTAAAGGAATCTCAGCAGAATCATGTGAATATCCATCTATTCTAGCCTCCATAAGAGATATTTTGTATATTTTGGACCTGACCAAGATATTAGGTGATAATAATGGAAATAAAAGAGTTTATTGA